A region from the Tahibacter amnicola genome encodes:
- a CDS encoding DUF4386 domain-containing protein: MDTIKRNARTAALLYLLLVLVAPIRLVYVPSQLFVSGDMATTAANIMAHPGLFRLGILTDLFCATLEVFLTLALFRLFKDVDRRSAVLMAVLGLMPVPLYFVNVFNDVAVAHLLLGASPAGFTAEQVMSLVRLAMTLHDAGINMLQIFWGAWLFPLAALAAKSRLVPRFAAGWLFVNGVAYLALSVTGLVAPSWNGTVSLAAVPAQLGEVVFVVCLLWCGIRGHRATSAPAAGAVA; encoded by the coding sequence ATGGACACCATCAAACGCAACGCAAGAACCGCCGCACTGCTCTACCTGCTGCTCGTACTGGTGGCGCCCATCCGGCTTGTCTACGTGCCCAGCCAGCTCTTCGTGAGCGGCGACATGGCGACGACTGCCGCGAACATCATGGCGCACCCCGGTCTTTTCCGGCTCGGCATTCTCACTGATCTGTTCTGCGCGACGCTCGAGGTCTTCCTGACGCTCGCGCTCTTCCGGCTGTTCAAGGATGTCGATCGTCGATCCGCCGTGCTGATGGCCGTGCTTGGCCTCATGCCCGTGCCGCTGTACTTCGTCAACGTGTTCAACGATGTCGCGGTGGCGCACCTGCTCCTGGGGGCATCGCCTGCTGGCTTCACGGCCGAACAGGTCATGTCGTTGGTGCGTCTTGCCATGACGCTGCACGACGCCGGCATCAATATGCTGCAGATCTTCTGGGGCGCCTGGCTGTTCCCGTTGGCGGCCCTCGCCGCGAAATCGCGCCTGGTGCCGCGTTTCGCCGCCGGCTGGCTGTTCGTCAATGGCGTCGCCTACCTGGCGCTGAGCGTCACGGGGCTGGTGGCGCCCTCCTGGAACGGCACCGTCTCGCTCGCGGCCGTTCCGGCGCAGCTGGGCGAAGTGGTGTTCGTTGTCTGCCTGCTGTGGTGCGGCATCCGTGGACACCGCGCGACGTCGGCGCCTGCTGCCGGAGCGGTAGCATGA
- a CDS encoding type 1 glutamine amidotransferase domain-containing protein — translation MPVSRIIRSFLALLLSAWLGAVPSVHAAPGNDKTDPTAPENPGRILFILASSKVHGRSTIPASISFGEVVNAWDTFQAAGYPVDFVSPDGGEVPILDTYVGKEMEPRLKDDRIMNGLRNTATPAQVDPARYRAVYYVGGSNAMYGVPEHPVLQKIAMHVYERNGGVISAVCHGTAGIVHLTLASGQALVAGRRITGYPEEHEKQDAPYFKQLPFLMRKTVEARGGFFHAVDGQQPYVEVDGRVVTGQNYASATQVAQAVVELLAGRTAQPPRRDPKTA, via the coding sequence ATGCCTGTATCCCGCATCATCCGTTCCTTCCTGGCCCTGCTGCTGTCTGCCTGGCTGGGAGCCGTGCCCAGCGTTCACGCGGCCCCAGGCAACGACAAGACGGACCCGACTGCCCCTGAAAATCCGGGGCGCATCCTGTTCATCCTCGCCAGCAGCAAGGTGCACGGCCGCTCGACGATCCCGGCCAGCATCAGCTTCGGCGAGGTGGTGAATGCCTGGGATACGTTCCAGGCCGCCGGGTATCCGGTGGACTTCGTCTCGCCCGACGGCGGTGAAGTGCCGATCCTCGACACCTATGTCGGCAAGGAAATGGAACCCCGTCTCAAGGACGATCGCATCATGAACGGGCTGCGCAATACCGCGACGCCCGCGCAGGTCGACCCCGCCCGGTACCGGGCCGTCTACTACGTGGGCGGCAGCAACGCCATGTACGGCGTGCCGGAGCATCCGGTTCTGCAGAAAATCGCCATGCATGTGTACGAGCGCAACGGCGGCGTGATTTCCGCCGTGTGCCATGGCACCGCGGGAATCGTGCACCTCACGCTCGCCAGTGGACAGGCCCTGGTCGCCGGCAGGCGCATCACCGGTTATCCGGAAGAACACGAGAAGCAGGACGCGCCCTACTTCAAGCAGCTGCCTTTCCTGATGCGCAAGACAGTCGAAGCACGCGGCGGCTTCTTCCATGCGGTGGACGGCCAGCAGCCGTACGTGGAAGTCGACGGCCGCGTGGTGACGGGCCAGAACTACGCCTCCGCCACGCAGGTGGCCCAGGCCGTCGTCGAGCTGCTTGCCGGGCGCACCGCCCAACCGCCCCGTCGCGATCCGAAGACGGCCTGA
- a CDS encoding DUF1631 domain-containing protein — protein sequence MAETMLSVDSEVMRDAIADETVSEVSLNALMRRLASARAAGQSPVPLQSRVTWSRAELRAALDAIERRIAHDFSAIPALSLQDAITDQLGRLFRSAAAVYTFHPEDRQLIASVDRHTQQILSLYDAAEILRPDVFVLRMLLVADALVQADASSPVTQLLRQLVGGCWAIVKTAFGDASSRVEGHAVIRRTLRDVLVNRADRRHALEQALAAVAEFVDRRSQREDDATSALPSARSRLDEARRYLSETLDAVIGARALPKDALQFVRQTWGRHLLTAYLASGPEGERWSRGITAMQRFCARMDGHAAGDEGVVDIYVLESLEAAGYDHAQARRLTDSLLSRVAHGAEPGASEEAAEVAVTSASPVESVHAPLVKGDWIEVRQPDSTWLRGKLSWFSLQGRVYIFVDHNGRCVFELHEDDLKHHFADGLARHVAT from the coding sequence GTGGCCGAAACTATGCTCTCCGTCGATAGCGAAGTGATGCGTGACGCCATTGCCGATGAAACCGTGAGCGAGGTTTCGCTCAACGCTCTGATGCGCCGACTGGCATCGGCACGTGCCGCAGGGCAATCCCCTGTACCGCTGCAAAGCCGGGTGACGTGGTCGCGTGCGGAACTGCGCGCAGCCCTCGACGCCATCGAGCGTCGTATTGCCCATGACTTCAGCGCCATTCCCGCGCTATCGCTGCAGGATGCCATTACGGATCAGCTCGGACGCCTGTTCCGTTCGGCTGCGGCGGTCTATACGTTCCATCCGGAGGATCGCCAGCTCATCGCGTCGGTCGACCGCCACACGCAGCAGATCCTCTCGCTGTACGACGCTGCCGAAATTCTTCGACCGGATGTATTCGTGCTGCGCATGCTGCTGGTTGCAGATGCCCTAGTGCAGGCCGATGCCAGTTCGCCGGTGACCCAGCTGCTGCGGCAGCTCGTCGGTGGCTGCTGGGCCATCGTCAAGACCGCGTTCGGCGATGCGTCATCGCGCGTAGAAGGGCACGCCGTCATCCGTCGAACCTTGCGCGATGTCCTCGTCAATCGCGCGGATCGGCGCCATGCACTGGAGCAGGCGCTGGCGGCCGTGGCGGAGTTCGTCGATCGCCGCTCGCAGCGCGAGGACGACGCCACGTCGGCACTGCCCAGTGCGCGGTCCCGCCTGGATGAAGCGCGCCGCTATCTTTCCGAAACGCTCGATGCGGTGATCGGCGCACGCGCATTGCCGAAGGACGCCCTGCAGTTCGTCCGGCAGACGTGGGGCCGTCATCTGTTGACGGCGTACCTGGCTTCCGGGCCGGAAGGCGAACGGTGGAGCCGTGGCATCACCGCCATGCAGCGGTTCTGCGCGCGCATGGACGGCCACGCTGCCGGTGACGAAGGGGTCGTCGATATCTACGTCCTCGAAAGTCTGGAAGCTGCCGGCTATGACCACGCACAGGCCCGGCGCCTGACCGATTCGCTTCTGTCACGCGTTGCCCACGGCGCTGAGCCGGGTGCGTCGGAAGAGGCTGCGGAGGTGGCTGTCACGTCGGCCAGTCCGGTTGAATCCGTCCACGCGCCGCTGGTGAAAGGCGACTGGATCGAAGTGCGTCAGCCCGACAGCACCTGGCTGCGCGGCAAGCTCTCGTGGTTCTCCCTCCAGGGGCGCGTCTACATCTTCGTCGACCACAACGGCCGCTGCGTCTTCGAACTGCACGAAGATGACCTGAAGCACCACTTTGCGGATGGGTTGGCGCGCCACGTAGCAACGTAA
- a CDS encoding zinc-dependent alcohol dehydrogenase — protein MHALTYHGSRDVRYETVPDPTLQEPDDIVLRVTATAICGSDVHLYRGKVPGLKEGDVLGHEFMGIVEEAGAGVTALKRGDRVVIPFTIACGNCFFCERELYAACETTNPDKGLLVNGKGLRPGAGMFGYTHFYGGYAGGQAEFVRVPKANVGPLRIPEGLTDEQVLFLSDILPTGYQAVLNGQVGPGSTCAIFGAGPVGLMAAACARMLGATRIFMVDHLDYRLEFAKNAYGVEPINFKAQDDPAEHIIAATTGRGVDCSIEAVGFEAEGSLLETALTTLKLEGSSGVALRQAIAATRRGGVVSVPGVYAGPIHGLQFGDAFEKGLTFRMGQTHVQRLMPELLQFVQEGKLNPAVIISHRLPLSRVVDGYAMFDKKEDACRKVVLAPGM, from the coding sequence ATGCACGCGCTGACCTATCACGGCTCAAGGGATGTCCGCTATGAAACCGTCCCCGACCCCACACTGCAGGAACCCGACGATATCGTGCTGCGCGTGACGGCTACAGCCATCTGCGGATCAGATGTCCATCTGTACCGTGGCAAGGTGCCGGGACTGAAGGAAGGCGACGTGCTCGGCCACGAATTCATGGGCATCGTCGAGGAAGCAGGCGCGGGCGTCACCGCCCTCAAGCGCGGCGATCGTGTAGTGATTCCCTTCACCATCGCCTGCGGCAACTGCTTTTTCTGCGAGCGCGAACTCTATGCGGCCTGCGAAACCACCAACCCCGACAAGGGATTGCTGGTGAACGGCAAGGGGCTGCGTCCGGGCGCCGGCATGTTCGGCTACACGCACTTCTACGGCGGCTACGCCGGCGGCCAGGCGGAATTCGTCCGCGTGCCAAAGGCCAATGTGGGGCCGCTACGCATTCCGGAGGGGCTCACAGACGAACAGGTGCTATTTCTGTCCGACATCCTGCCCACGGGCTATCAAGCGGTGCTCAACGGACAGGTCGGGCCCGGCAGCACCTGCGCCATCTTCGGTGCCGGCCCGGTGGGGCTGATGGCCGCCGCCTGTGCACGCATGCTGGGCGCCACGCGCATCTTCATGGTGGACCATCTCGACTATCGGCTCGAATTCGCCAAGAACGCCTACGGCGTCGAGCCCATCAATTTCAAAGCCCAGGACGATCCCGCCGAACACATCATCGCGGCGACGACCGGACGTGGTGTGGATTGCAGCATCGAGGCGGTGGGATTTGAAGCCGAAGGCAGCCTGCTCGAAACGGCGCTGACGACCTTGAAACTCGAAGGTTCCTCCGGCGTCGCCTTGCGCCAGGCCATCGCAGCGACGCGCCGCGGCGGTGTCGTCAGTGTCCCGGGCGTGTATGCCGGCCCTATCCATGGCCTGCAATTTGGCGATGCGTTCGAAAAGGGACTGACGTTCCGCATGGGCCAGACGCACGTGCAGCGGCTCATGCCTGAACTGCTCCAGTTCGTCCAGGAAGGAAAGCTCAATCCGGCGGTGATCATTTCGCACCGATTGCCCTTGTCCCGCGTGGTCGACGGCTATGCGATGTTCGACAAGAAGGAAGACGCCTGCCGCAAGGTCGTGCTTGCTCCGGGCATGTAG
- a CDS encoding M48 metallopeptidase family protein, translating to MNPLKYLAGYPPQLQARVSELIAQGRLGAMLAEKYGQSHAVRSDSQLYDYVQALKDQYLRKSVPLGKVLYDARLQVLKHALGTHTSISRVQGNRLKASREIRIATVFRDAPADFLRMIVVHELAHLKEVEHNKAFYQLCTHIEPDYHQLEFDARLYLTHCEMVRR from the coding sequence ATGAATCCCCTGAAGTATCTCGCCGGCTATCCCCCGCAGCTCCAGGCCCGCGTCAGCGAACTGATCGCCCAGGGCCGGCTGGGCGCCATGCTCGCCGAAAAGTACGGGCAATCTCACGCCGTACGCAGTGACAGCCAGCTGTATGACTACGTGCAGGCGCTCAAAGACCAGTACCTGAGAAAGTCCGTGCCATTGGGCAAGGTGCTCTACGACGCCAGGCTGCAGGTGCTCAAGCATGCGCTGGGCACCCACACGAGCATTTCCCGCGTGCAGGGCAACCGACTCAAGGCCAGTCGCGAGATCCGCATCGCCACCGTCTTCCGCGATGCGCCCGCCGATTTCCTCAGGATGATCGTCGTGCATGAGCTGGCGCACTTGAAGGAGGTCGAGCACAACAAGGCGTTCTACCAGCTGTGCACGCATATCGAACCCGACTATCACCAGCTGGAATTTGACGCGCGGCTATACCTGACGCATTGCGAGATGGTGCGGCGGTAG
- a CDS encoding DUF2058 domain-containing protein produces MAKGNPLQEQLLKAGLVKKSKVAEVAREQNKARHAKASATPSEIQLEAERARAEKVERDRALEAERKAQARTAELRAQARQIIEDKKVPRSGESEYRFSVDGAIRTILVNDDLRKRLSSGALVIVRVGDRFELLPRMAADKVRERDAALIVLDHGQNTNDEPAAATSDDDAYYAQFKVPDDLIW; encoded by the coding sequence ATGGCAAAGGGAAATCCCCTGCAGGAACAGTTGCTCAAGGCGGGCCTGGTCAAGAAGTCCAAGGTGGCCGAGGTGGCGCGCGAGCAGAACAAGGCCCGGCATGCCAAGGCGTCGGCCACACCCAGCGAGATCCAGCTCGAAGCGGAACGGGCGCGGGCCGAGAAAGTCGAGCGCGACCGCGCCCTTGAGGCGGAGCGCAAGGCGCAGGCCCGCACCGCCGAACTGCGCGCCCAGGCACGCCAGATCATCGAGGACAAGAAGGTGCCGCGCTCGGGTGAAAGCGAGTACCGCTTCAGCGTGGATGGTGCGATTCGCACCATCCTGGTGAACGACGATCTGCGGAAGCGGCTCTCCAGCGGTGCACTGGTCATCGTGCGCGTGGGTGATCGCTTCGAGTTGCTGCCGCGCATGGCCGCCGACAAGGTGCGCGAGCGCGACGCCGCACTGATCGTGCTCGATCACGGCCAGAACACGAACGACGAGCCAGCCGCCGCGACATCCGACGACGATGCGTACTACGCGCAGTTCAAGGTGCCGGATGATTTGATCTGGTAG
- a CDS encoding nuclear transport factor 2 family protein, producing MKHAIRSIAFAAALLLPAFATAQSSERAAVDRAMQTMMRAFETGDANLAFEVLRKDGVVLGYSTSKGQVVVQTGEEWAKGFPGKPADDEAQRKRSYEIVDVTENAAVVKVKLDYPAWEGLDYLALSKIDGKWMIVSKSWSGRRKQAP from the coding sequence ATGAAACACGCTATCCGATCGATCGCTTTCGCAGCTGCCCTTCTCCTTCCCGCCTTTGCCACGGCCCAGAGCAGCGAACGCGCCGCCGTCGATCGCGCCATGCAAACGATGATGCGCGCCTTCGAAACGGGTGATGCCAACCTGGCTTTTGAAGTTCTCCGGAAAGACGGCGTCGTACTGGGCTACTCCACTTCCAAAGGCCAGGTGGTCGTACAAACCGGAGAGGAATGGGCGAAAGGTTTTCCCGGCAAGCCCGCGGATGACGAAGCCCAGCGCAAACGCAGCTACGAAATCGTGGACGTGACCGAGAACGCCGCGGTGGTCAAGGTGAAGCTGGACTATCCCGCCTGGGAAGGGCTGGACTACCTGGCGCTGTCGAAGATCGACGGCAAATGGATGATCGTCAGCAAATCGTGGAGCGGCCGGCGCAAGCAAGCACCGTAA